Proteins from a genomic interval of Microbacterium esteraromaticum:
- the hrpB gene encoding ATP-dependent helicase HrpB, which translates to MVNATFDLARIGDGLSFAAALADVEAALARTTAVVITAPPGTGKTTLVPPLLASRSPGRIIVTQPRRVAARAAARRLARLDGSPLGERVGFTVRGERAVGPSTRIEFVTAGVLLRRMLDDPGLEGVDAVVLDEVHERALETDLLVGLLGEVRELRDDLVVIAMSATLDADRLATVLGTDQAPAPVVEHTVPAHPLTERWAPSPSPRIDERGATRAFLDHVAGTAASAVRELDDPAADALVFLPGAWEVGEVARRLRHDAPHIDVRELHGQIRAAEQDAVIRGRAAHEPRRLIVTTSLAESSLTVPGVRLVIDSGLARRPQRDAARGMTGLVTTAASRAASVQRAGRATRQGAGTVIRCVDERTYAAAPLRDAPEISATDLTDAALLLACWGSPGGAGLRLIDPLPADSLRDATTVLHGLGAIDEDGRVTETGRVLARVPADPRLARALHEGSALTGARLAAEVVALLGGDTRMPDADIAAAIVGLRRDGPDARRWSQEVERMLRHAPHTEHTGRTDDIGLVVALAFPDRIARRVDRSADGATFLLASGTRAGVRGSLAHAEWLAVADVTRATGRTAAGSGAVIRAAAMLTEQQVERAADHLLTDRVEAQFVEGRLTARRERRVGAIVRSSVPVRPSLVEAREAIARALKAQGLGLFRWSEAADGLRRRLALLHRTLGAPWPAMTDDALVAGLDDWLGPELDALATGTPADRIDLAPAVRRLLPWPAASAFDDLVPERLTVPSGSRIRIDYPTVDDIDAPPVVAVKLQECFGWAETPRLIDGRVPVLFHLLSPAGRPLAVTADLASFWSGPYTQVRAEMRGRYPKHPWPEDPWAATATRHTKARAAREQN; encoded by the coding sequence GTGGTGAACGCGACATTCGACCTGGCCCGCATCGGCGACGGCCTCTCCTTCGCCGCCGCACTCGCTGACGTCGAGGCCGCGCTGGCGCGCACCACGGCGGTCGTCATCACCGCCCCGCCCGGCACGGGCAAGACGACGCTGGTGCCCCCGCTGCTGGCATCCCGCTCCCCCGGCCGCATCATCGTCACGCAGCCGCGCCGCGTGGCCGCCCGCGCTGCCGCGCGGCGCCTCGCCCGCCTCGACGGGTCACCCCTCGGCGAGCGCGTGGGGTTCACCGTCCGCGGCGAGCGCGCGGTCGGCCCGTCCACGCGCATCGAGTTCGTCACCGCCGGAGTGCTGCTGCGGCGGATGCTGGATGACCCAGGCCTCGAAGGCGTCGATGCGGTCGTGCTCGACGAGGTGCACGAGCGGGCCCTGGAGACTGATCTGCTCGTCGGCCTGTTGGGTGAGGTGCGCGAGCTGCGCGACGACCTCGTCGTGATCGCCATGTCGGCGACGCTCGATGCCGATCGGCTCGCCACCGTGCTGGGTACCGATCAGGCACCGGCGCCCGTGGTGGAGCACACGGTGCCGGCCCACCCGTTGACCGAGCGCTGGGCGCCGAGTCCGTCACCGCGGATCGATGAGCGCGGTGCCACCCGGGCGTTCCTCGATCATGTCGCCGGCACGGCGGCATCCGCGGTGCGAGAGCTGGACGATCCTGCCGCGGATGCCCTCGTCTTTCTGCCCGGCGCGTGGGAGGTCGGCGAGGTTGCGCGCCGCCTGCGGCACGATGCTCCCCACATCGACGTGCGCGAGTTGCACGGGCAGATCCGTGCCGCCGAGCAGGACGCCGTGATCCGCGGACGCGCGGCGCACGAACCCCGGCGACTCATCGTGACGACATCGCTGGCCGAATCCTCGCTCACGGTTCCCGGTGTGCGGCTCGTGATCGACAGCGGACTGGCCCGGCGCCCGCAGCGCGATGCGGCACGCGGCATGACCGGCCTCGTGACGACGGCCGCGTCGCGCGCGGCGTCCGTGCAGCGCGCCGGCCGTGCGACCCGTCAGGGCGCGGGCACCGTCATCCGCTGCGTCGACGAGCGCACCTATGCCGCGGCGCCGCTGCGCGACGCCCCCGAGATCTCCGCGACCGACCTCACCGATGCTGCCCTGCTGCTCGCCTGCTGGGGCTCGCCCGGCGGGGCCGGTCTGCGCCTGATCGATCCGCTGCCGGCCGATAGTCTGCGCGACGCGACGACCGTATTGCACGGCCTCGGCGCGATCGATGAGGACGGCCGGGTCACCGAGACCGGACGCGTTCTCGCGCGCGTGCCCGCCGACCCGCGCCTGGCCAGGGCTCTGCATGAGGGCAGCGCCCTGACGGGCGCGCGGCTGGCGGCCGAAGTGGTCGCGCTGCTCGGGGGAGACACTCGAATGCCCGATGCCGACATCGCCGCCGCGATCGTCGGCCTGCGCCGCGACGGCCCCGATGCCCGGCGCTGGTCGCAGGAAGTGGAGCGGATGCTGCGCCACGCCCCGCACACCGAGCACACCGGCCGCACCGACGACATCGGGCTGGTCGTCGCGCTCGCCTTTCCCGATCGCATCGCCCGACGGGTGGACCGATCGGCCGACGGCGCGACGTTCCTGCTGGCGTCGGGCACGCGGGCCGGGGTGCGGGGATCGCTGGCGCACGCCGAGTGGCTCGCGGTCGCCGACGTGACCCGCGCCACGGGCCGCACCGCCGCGGGGTCGGGCGCCGTCATCCGTGCCGCCGCGATGCTCACCGAGCAGCAGGTCGAGCGGGCCGCCGATCACCTGCTGACCGACCGCGTCGAGGCGCAGTTCGTCGAGGGGCGTCTGACGGCGCGGCGGGAACGGCGCGTCGGCGCCATCGTGCGCTCGTCGGTGCCGGTGCGTCCGTCTCTGGTCGAGGCGCGCGAGGCCATCGCGCGGGCGCTGAAAGCACAGGGACTGGGGCTGTTCCGTTGGTCGGAGGCGGCCGACGGCCTGCGCCGTCGCCTCGCGCTGCTGCACCGCACGCTGGGCGCGCCCTGGCCCGCCATGACCGACGACGCCCTCGTCGCGGGCCTCGACGACTGGCTCGGCCCCGAGCTCGATGCTCTCGCCACCGGCACTCCCGCCGATCGGATCGACCTTGCACCGGCCGTGCGCCGTCTGCTGCCGTGGCCGGCCGCCAGCGCCTTCGACGACCTCGTGCCCGAACGCCTGACGGTGCCCAGCGGGTCGCGCATCCGCATCGACTACCCGACCGTCGACGACATCGACGCCCCTCCCGTGGTGGCGGTGAAGCTGCAGGAGTGCTTCGGCTGGGCCGAGACCCCGCGCCTGATCGACGGCCGCGTGCCGGTACTGTTTCATCTGCTGTCACCCGCCGGACGTCCGCTCGCCGTCACCGCTGACCTGGCGTCGTTCTGGTCGGGCCCCTACACGCAGGTGCGCGCCGAGATGCGCGGGCGGTATCCGAAGCATCCGTGGCCCGAGGATCCCTGGGCCGCGACCGCCACCCGGCACACGAAAGCGCGCGCCGCGCGCGAACAGAACTAA
- a CDS encoding metal ABC transporter ATP-binding protein has product MAPTDTALTAHSICFAYDRQDVLHDVSVQLFRGEVVAIAGANGAGKSTLLEILAGTRTPSSGRVIRHGDLALAVQRPTAPPSLPLTAADTVAIGTWKRGTRMSASSRRAAVTDALGRVGMADHASRPLTALSGGQRQRVFLAQGIVRRPDILLLDEPAAGLDRESIDRTQQILAEEAARGAAVACVTHHDAAIASADRVILLDRGTLVPEQATLDGW; this is encoded by the coding sequence ATGGCCCCGACCGACACCGCCCTCACCGCGCACTCGATCTGCTTCGCCTACGACCGCCAAGACGTGCTGCACGACGTCTCGGTGCAGCTCTTCCGCGGTGAGGTGGTGGCGATCGCCGGAGCCAACGGGGCCGGCAAATCGACGCTGCTCGAGATCCTCGCCGGCACGCGCACGCCGAGCAGCGGACGGGTGATCCGCCACGGCGATCTCGCCCTCGCCGTGCAGCGCCCCACAGCACCCCCGTCGCTCCCGCTCACCGCCGCCGATACCGTGGCCATCGGCACCTGGAAGCGCGGCACACGCATGAGCGCGTCCTCCCGGCGCGCGGCGGTTACCGACGCCCTCGGTCGCGTCGGCATGGCCGACCATGCCTCGCGCCCGCTCACCGCCCTCTCGGGCGGACAGCGCCAACGCGTGTTCCTCGCCCAGGGCATCGTGCGCCGCCCCGACATCCTGCTGCTCGATGAGCCCGCCGCGGGCCTCGACCGCGAGAGCATCGACCGCACGCAGCAGATCCTCGCCGAAGAGGCCGCCCGCGGCGCAGCCGTCGCCTGCGTGACCCACCACGACGCGGCCATCGCCTCCGCCGATCGGGTGATCCTGCTCGACCGCGGCACACTCGTGCCCGAACAGGCCACACTTGATGGGTGGTGA
- the aztB gene encoding zinc ABC transporter permease AztB, with protein MLILTDPLSSAFLVRALIGGALVAVICGVVGTWVVIRGMAFLGEAIGHGMLPGVALATVLGLPVLLGAAVSAVAMSAAIGLLQRRGRLSYDTSIGLLFVAMLSLGVIIVSHSRSFATDATALLFGDILAIGTADITGLAIALVITVTVAVVLHRSFVATAFDPRIAASLGLRPQFAHVALVGLITLAVVASYQAVGTLLVVALLLAPAVAARAWTTRIPATMALAAVAGTGAVVLGLLASWYFGTSAGASIAGAAIVLATLSSGIRSLVSRPTRHALPNRHTVPTSHALPTPQRTA; from the coding sequence GTGCTCATCCTCACCGACCCGCTCAGCTCTGCCTTTCTGGTGCGCGCCCTCATCGGCGGCGCCCTTGTGGCCGTGATCTGCGGCGTGGTCGGCACCTGGGTGGTCATTCGGGGCATGGCGTTTCTCGGCGAGGCGATCGGCCACGGCATGCTGCCCGGAGTGGCACTGGCGACCGTGCTCGGTCTGCCCGTCCTGCTGGGTGCAGCGGTCAGCGCCGTCGCGATGAGCGCCGCCATCGGTCTGCTGCAGCGCCGCGGGCGCCTGTCGTACGACACCAGCATCGGACTGCTGTTCGTGGCCATGCTGTCGCTCGGCGTCATCATCGTGTCGCACTCGCGCAGCTTCGCCACCGACGCCACCGCGTTGCTGTTCGGCGACATCCTGGCAATCGGCACCGCCGACATCACCGGACTCGCGATCGCCCTGGTCATCACCGTCACGGTCGCTGTCGTGCTGCACCGTTCCTTCGTCGCGACGGCCTTCGATCCGCGCATCGCCGCCAGCCTGGGGCTGCGGCCGCAGTTCGCCCACGTCGCCCTGGTCGGACTGATCACGCTCGCCGTCGTCGCCTCGTACCAGGCCGTCGGCACGCTGCTCGTCGTCGCGCTGCTGCTCGCACCTGCGGTCGCCGCGCGCGCGTGGACGACCCGCATCCCTGCCACCATGGCGCTCGCCGCCGTTGCGGGCACCGGCGCCGTGGTGCTCGGGCTACTCGCGTCCTGGTACTTCGGCACATCCGCCGGTGCCTCGATCGCGGGAGCGGCGATCGTGCTCGCGACACTGTCATCGGGCATCCGATCGCTCGTGAGCCGTCCTACCCGTCACGCCCTCCCGAACCGTCACACCGTTCCGACTTCTCACGCCCTCCCGACTCCGCAAAGGACCGCATGA
- a CDS encoding ABC transporter, with protein sequence MKIRRPVAALPALLAVTIVTACASLTTGAASDTTAPDAGNSAGHGEIAGAAEVAEAPLALLSVDRDGGVGMLDLASDESADLGRIPLAGGAAPTALASDGRYGFVSTGDGLQIIDSGRWSWHHGDHFHFYLAEPRIIGDVPGEGPATVSTGPLSTAGTTGVFFAGSGEAVLLDNEALADGEIVELFRIDTGANDGVVAPLGSGAAVAVDDRIDVIDASGAAVGSSGPCVAASGAVTTTVGLVIGCADGAVLATVDDAQASFERIPYPGDVTAERATTLDGRKGRTAVAGAAGGDGFWLLDARERSWEFVATDAALVHVSAVDDEAEHVVGVDRDGRVHVHSADGVVVTDPVVTGAVGSLTVDARRAYLNDPEEGGVIEIDFADAVRVARVLSTPTHPWLMAEVGR encoded by the coding sequence ATGAAGATCCGCAGACCCGTCGCCGCTCTGCCGGCGCTGCTCGCCGTCACGATCGTGACCGCGTGCGCGTCGCTGACGACCGGCGCCGCCTCCGACACGACCGCTCCGGATGCCGGGAACTCGGCCGGACACGGCGAGATCGCCGGCGCCGCCGAGGTCGCCGAGGCGCCGCTGGCGCTGTTGTCGGTCGACCGGGACGGCGGTGTGGGGATGCTAGATCTCGCCTCTGACGAGAGCGCCGATCTGGGGCGCATCCCGCTGGCGGGCGGCGCGGCGCCGACCGCACTGGCCAGCGACGGGCGCTACGGCTTCGTCAGCACCGGCGATGGACTGCAGATCATCGACAGCGGGCGCTGGAGCTGGCATCACGGAGATCACTTCCACTTCTACCTGGCTGAACCGCGCATCATCGGTGACGTGCCGGGAGAGGGGCCGGCGACCGTCAGTACGGGGCCGCTGTCGACCGCGGGCACGACGGGGGTGTTCTTCGCCGGATCCGGAGAGGCCGTGCTGCTCGACAACGAGGCGCTGGCCGACGGCGAGATCGTCGAACTCTTCCGCATCGACACCGGTGCGAACGACGGGGTGGTCGCGCCCCTCGGGTCGGGCGCCGCGGTCGCGGTCGACGACCGTATCGACGTCATCGACGCATCCGGCGCGGCGGTCGGCTCGTCGGGGCCGTGCGTCGCCGCGTCGGGCGCGGTCACCACGACCGTCGGCCTGGTCATCGGCTGCGCCGACGGTGCTGTGCTGGCCACCGTCGACGACGCGCAGGCATCGTTCGAGCGCATTCCGTACCCGGGCGACGTGACCGCCGAGCGGGCGACGACTCTCGACGGACGCAAGGGGCGCACCGCCGTCGCGGGCGCGGCCGGAGGCGACGGCTTCTGGCTGCTCGATGCGCGCGAACGCTCCTGGGAGTTCGTTGCCACCGACGCCGCGCTCGTGCACGTCAGTGCCGTCGACGACGAGGCCGAACACGTCGTCGGCGTCGATCGGGACGGGCGGGTGCACGTGCACAGCGCGGATGGCGTCGTCGTGACCGATCCGGTGGTGACCGGCGCGGTCGGCTCGTTGACGGTCGACGCGCGGCGGGCATACCTCAACGATCCCGAAGAGGGTGGCGTGATCGAGATCGACTTCGCCGACGCGGTGCGCGTTGCGCGCGTGCTGTCGACGCCGACTCACCCCTGGCTGATGGCGGAGGTGGGGCGATGA
- the aztC gene encoding zinc ABC transporter substrate-binding protein AztC, translated as MRRPALVATVALVALVGGGLVGCAPATAGSDRPQVIVTTNILGDVVENLVGDEAQVTTLMRPNADPHSFEISVQQGAQLDAADLVISNGLGLEEGLQQHLDRVAESGVTQVVAGEHISVLDYTDTDAGGAPDPHFWTDPARMLDVVDAIETALIGIDGVDASQITANGEAYRDELEALDAEMTEAFTAIPVERRALVTNHHVFGYLAERFDFRVVGAVIPGGSTLAAPSAADLRELASAIDEAGVPTIFAESSQPDRLVQVLAAEAGVEVSVVELFTESLTEPDGEAGTYLTMMRANTTRIAHGLG; from the coding sequence ATGCGACGGCCCGCGCTGGTCGCCACGGTTGCTCTGGTTGCTCTTGTCGGCGGTGGTCTGGTCGGATGCGCTCCCGCCACGGCCGGGTCTGACCGCCCGCAGGTCATCGTCACCACGAACATCCTCGGCGATGTCGTCGAGAACCTCGTCGGCGACGAAGCCCAGGTGACGACGCTGATGAGGCCGAACGCCGACCCGCACTCCTTCGAGATCTCGGTGCAGCAGGGCGCGCAGCTCGACGCCGCCGACCTGGTGATCTCCAACGGGCTCGGCCTCGAAGAAGGCCTGCAGCAACACCTCGACCGCGTCGCCGAGAGCGGCGTGACCCAGGTCGTCGCGGGGGAGCACATCTCGGTGCTCGACTACACCGACACGGATGCCGGAGGCGCGCCCGACCCGCACTTCTGGACAGACCCCGCGCGCATGCTCGACGTCGTCGACGCCATCGAGACGGCGCTGATCGGCATCGATGGTGTCGATGCGTCGCAGATCACCGCCAACGGCGAAGCCTACCGCGACGAGTTGGAGGCTCTCGACGCCGAGATGACCGAAGCGTTCACGGCGATCCCCGTCGAGCGACGCGCGCTGGTCACCAACCATCACGTCTTCGGATACCTCGCCGAGCGCTTCGACTTCCGCGTCGTCGGTGCGGTGATCCCCGGCGGCAGCACGCTCGCCGCGCCCAGCGCCGCAGACCTGCGCGAACTGGCATCCGCCATCGACGAAGCGGGCGTGCCCACGATCTTCGCCGAGTCCTCGCAACCCGACCGCCTCGTTCAGGTGCTCGCGGCTGAGGCGGGCGTCGAGGTGTCGGTCGTCGAACTGTTCACCGAATCGCTGACCGAGCCCGACGGCGAGGCCGGCACCTACCTGACCATGATGCGCGCCAACACCACGCGCATCGCCCACGGGCTGGGCTGA
- the aztD gene encoding zinc metallochaperone AztD has product MKKYTRTGAAVAALAGVSLLVAACASPADAGDAAAPASDSAGHEHSDGRVAVAFEGGVAVLDAETLEVIEEFETEEFIRLNPFGDGRTVAVTTSEGFQLLDTATPQLTDFVFPATAPGHVVPHEGRTALYDDGTGTTTILDTDAFADGYDVQPETSTYVADDAHHGVSIVLEDGLLLTTVGDETSRSGAVALHPHDDHWHDEATSDQCPGIHGEGTAQDEAVVFGCENGALLFVDEEFVKLDSPDEFGRVGNMFVSETSPIAVGDYKNDPDAEGYLLDAVTLIDTAARTLDVVELPDEVRYTFRDIARGPGDLAYILSADGQIHVLDPESGELTAAYPVVAPWESPAQWQEAHPAIKVHGDIAYVTEPAADAVHAVDLTSGDVIATVTLGHTPNEIALAIG; this is encoded by the coding sequence ATGAAGAAGTACACCAGAACGGGAGCGGCCGTCGCGGCGCTCGCCGGCGTCTCGCTGCTCGTCGCCGCCTGCGCGAGCCCCGCGGATGCCGGTGACGCGGCGGCACCGGCATCCGACTCCGCCGGACACGAGCACTCCGACGGTCGGGTGGCGGTGGCGTTCGAGGGCGGCGTCGCCGTGCTCGACGCCGAGACGCTCGAGGTGATCGAGGAGTTCGAGACCGAGGAGTTCATCCGGCTGAACCCGTTCGGCGACGGCCGCACCGTCGCCGTCACCACATCGGAGGGGTTCCAGCTGCTCGACACGGCGACCCCCCAGCTGACCGACTTCGTCTTCCCGGCGACCGCGCCTGGGCACGTGGTGCCGCACGAGGGGCGCACGGCGCTGTACGACGACGGCACCGGCACGACGACGATCCTCGACACCGATGCGTTCGCGGACGGCTACGACGTGCAGCCCGAAACCTCGACGTACGTCGCCGATGACGCGCACCACGGCGTCTCGATCGTGCTCGAAGACGGCCTGCTGCTGACCACGGTCGGCGATGAGACGTCACGCAGCGGAGCGGTTGCGCTGCACCCGCACGATGACCACTGGCACGACGAGGCGACGAGCGACCAGTGCCCGGGCATCCACGGTGAGGGTACGGCACAGGACGAAGCCGTCGTGTTCGGGTGCGAGAACGGCGCGCTGTTGTTCGTCGACGAGGAGTTCGTGAAGCTCGACTCTCCTGATGAGTTCGGACGCGTGGGAAACATGTTCGTCTCGGAGACCAGCCCGATCGCCGTCGGAGACTACAAGAATGATCCGGATGCCGAGGGCTACCTGCTCGATGCGGTGACGCTGATCGACACCGCCGCGCGCACGCTTGACGTTGTCGAGCTGCCCGACGAGGTGCGGTACACGTTCCGCGATATCGCGCGCGGTCCGGGTGACCTTGCCTACATCCTTTCTGCCGATGGGCAGATCCACGTGCTCGACCCGGAGTCGGGTGAGCTGACCGCCGCGTACCCCGTGGTCGCGCCGTGGGAGAGCCCCGCGCAGTGGCAGGAGGCCCACCCGGCGATCAAGGTGCACGGTGACATCGCGTACGTCACCGAGCCGGCCGCTGATGCGGTGCACGCAGTCGACCTCACCTCTGGTGACGTGATCGCTACGGTCACGTTGGGGCACACCCCCAACGAGATCGCGCTCGCCATCGGCTGA
- a CDS encoding SPFH domain-containing protein: MEIAGIVGILLIIGIAVVAAIVVLLIMLLFARSWIKVARADEALVISGRKQKVQRALINPDGSTSSELAESPVTVIVNGKSLVNPITQRHEIISLRSRQVSLNAEAQSLDSVTLNVDGVAIVKIGSDPLYVRRAAERFASQDKAIEQFTTEQLEGALRGIVATLSVVELMRERKKFSDQIASDVSHELAEQGLILDSFQIKGITDAVGYIQSLGAPEIQAKRQAAEISQTNADRAINQKHIANEEANLIEQTALDTNTANANAGIGRARAEAEQAEHLARAQAEQAVLQQQAENRQAQLDADVKRVADAQRYEAETRAQADLFTREKSAEAAAIEQIKQAEARTRIAEQQAEADRARAAGEAAAAEAKAAGDANALRAQAEAEAEARRLRSSAEADAIRAEGEARAAAVEAEANAIASNQEAFLSQRVLDVLPAIMSEFAKGYSAIGNVSIIGGSGDDGASDVIGGDNAKAMRAVFDSVNAATGLDLAAIIQGQAVGRGIGSGMAQPATADPTGQPAKQPAKQRTAASATANATAENAEHTDAD; the protein is encoded by the coding sequence ATGGAGATCGCCGGAATCGTCGGCATCCTATTGATCATCGGCATCGCCGTCGTCGCCGCCATCGTCGTCCTACTGATCATGCTGCTGTTCGCACGCAGCTGGATCAAGGTGGCGCGGGCCGACGAGGCGCTCGTCATCTCGGGGCGCAAACAGAAGGTGCAGCGCGCCCTCATCAACCCGGACGGCTCGACCAGTTCCGAACTCGCCGAATCGCCGGTCACCGTGATCGTCAACGGCAAGTCGCTGGTCAACCCGATCACGCAGCGCCACGAGATCATCTCGCTGCGCTCACGCCAGGTGTCGCTCAACGCCGAGGCGCAGTCGCTCGACAGCGTCACGCTCAACGTCGACGGCGTCGCCATCGTCAAGATCGGCTCCGACCCGCTGTACGTGCGCCGCGCCGCCGAGCGCTTCGCATCGCAGGACAAGGCGATCGAGCAGTTCACCACCGAACAGCTCGAAGGTGCCCTGCGCGGCATCGTCGCCACCCTGTCGGTCGTTGAGCTCATGCGCGAGCGCAAGAAGTTCTCCGACCAGATCGCCTCCGACGTCTCGCACGAGCTCGCCGAGCAGGGACTCATCCTCGACTCGTTCCAGATCAAGGGCATCACCGACGCCGTCGGCTACATCCAGTCACTCGGCGCCCCCGAGATCCAGGCCAAGCGTCAGGCCGCCGAGATCTCGCAGACCAACGCCGACCGCGCGATCAACCAGAAGCACATCGCCAACGAAGAGGCGAACCTGATCGAGCAGACCGCGCTCGACACCAACACGGCAAACGCCAACGCCGGCATCGGCCGCGCCCGCGCCGAAGCCGAGCAGGCCGAACACCTCGCCCGTGCCCAGGCCGAGCAGGCCGTCCTGCAGCAGCAGGCCGAGAACCGACAGGCTCAGCTCGACGCCGACGTCAAGCGCGTCGCCGACGCGCAGCGCTACGAGGCCGAGACCCGCGCGCAGGCCGACCTGTTCACCCGTGAGAAGTCTGCCGAGGCCGCCGCGATCGAACAGATCAAGCAGGCCGAGGCCCGCACCCGCATCGCCGAGCAGCAGGCAGAAGCCGACCGCGCCCGCGCGGCCGGTGAAGCCGCCGCCGCCGAAGCGAAGGCCGCCGGTGACGCCAACGCGCTGCGCGCACAGGCGGAAGCCGAAGCCGAGGCCCGCCGCCTGCGCTCCAGCGCCGAAGCCGACGCCATCCGTGCCGAGGGTGAGGCCCGCGCGGCCGCCGTCGAGGCCGAGGCGAACGCGATCGCCTCCAACCAGGAGGCCTTCCTGTCGCAGCGCGTCCTCGACGTCCTGCCCGCCATCATGTCGGAGTTCGCCAAGGGCTACTCCGCGATCGGCAACGTGTCGATCATCGGCGGCAGCGGCGACGACGGGGCATCCGACGTCATCGGCGGCGACAACGCCAAGGCGATGCGCGCCGTCTTCGACAGCGTCAACGCCGCCACCGGTCTCGACCTGGCCGCCATCATCCAGGGCCAGGCCGTCGGCCGCGGCATCGGCTCGGGCATGGCGCAGCCCGCCACGGCCGACCCGACCGGGCAGCCCGCGAAGCAGCCGGCAAAGCAGCGCACCGCAGCATCCGCCACGGCCAACGCCACGGCGGAGAACGCAGAGCACACCGACGCCGACTGA
- a CDS encoding HNH endonuclease signature motif containing protein, translating to MTNHLTPLSEAIERLHAAWSGAHDATDLTRAQLIDANDALGAVRRLTDALQTEIAAGIASESRTSLGPDSLAKQQGFRNATQMIATTTGISTAEASRQVRVGEATAPRTDLVGDRLPAKYPAVQSALWAGALGASTSGLIIALLDKVRFKVTPEHLAAAEEQLVEKASGLSVDDVRKLLSRAEAWLDPDGVAPREDEIRAQRSVTMFERDGAFHLNGVFDIEAAAPLRAAINGYVSAQFAARKDAIDPDAPDADHRTVQQLQADALTTLCAHVIGCDNDAPALAGATVIVRVDLSDLTDGTGYGTIDGSDTAVSIGAVRRMAASGGVIPCVLGSDSEPLDWGRKRRFFTSAQRLALAERDGGCAMCGLPPEMTRAHHIRWWQRDAGPTDLDNGVLLCETCHHRIHDNGWDIRIDGTGASAAVWLIPPPSVDPSRTPRRGGLARYSLAA from the coding sequence ATGACCAACCACCTGACCCCGCTGAGTGAGGCGATCGAACGCCTGCACGCAGCCTGGTCAGGTGCGCACGACGCGACCGACCTCACCCGCGCGCAGCTGATCGATGCGAACGACGCGCTCGGCGCTGTGCGCCGTCTCACCGATGCGCTGCAGACCGAGATCGCGGCGGGCATCGCGTCCGAATCTCGGACGAGCCTGGGGCCCGACTCGCTGGCGAAGCAGCAGGGATTCCGCAACGCGACGCAGATGATCGCCACCACGACGGGCATCTCGACGGCCGAGGCCTCTCGACAGGTCCGCGTCGGAGAAGCGACCGCGCCGCGCACAGACCTGGTGGGCGACCGACTCCCCGCCAAGTACCCTGCAGTGCAGTCCGCACTGTGGGCAGGCGCCCTGGGCGCCAGCACATCGGGCTTGATCATCGCGCTGCTCGACAAGGTCCGCTTCAAGGTCACGCCCGAGCACCTCGCCGCAGCCGAGGAACAGTTGGTCGAAAAGGCCTCCGGCCTTTCGGTGGACGACGTGCGCAAGCTGCTGTCCCGCGCCGAGGCCTGGCTCGATCCCGACGGTGTAGCCCCGCGCGAGGACGAGATCCGCGCGCAGCGTTCGGTGACCATGTTCGAACGCGACGGCGCATTCCATCTCAACGGTGTCTTCGATATCGAGGCGGCGGCTCCCCTGCGCGCCGCGATCAACGGATACGTCTCCGCGCAGTTCGCCGCCCGCAAAGATGCCATCGATCCAGACGCCCCCGACGCCGATCACCGCACCGTCCAGCAGTTGCAGGCCGATGCACTCACCACGCTCTGCGCGCACGTCATCGGGTGTGACAACGACGCCCCGGCCCTGGCCGGCGCAACGGTGATCGTGCGCGTCGACCTCAGCGACCTGACCGACGGCACCGGCTACGGCACCATCGACGGCTCAGACACCGCCGTCAGCATCGGCGCCGTGCGCCGCATGGCGGCATCCGGCGGTGTCATCCCCTGCGTGCTCGGATCCGACAGCGAACCGCTCGACTGGGGACGCAAACGTCGCTTCTTCACCTCCGCACAGCGTCTGGCACTGGCAGAACGCGACGGCGGATGCGCGATGTGCGGCCTGCCGCCCGAAATGACACGCGCCCACCACATCAGATGGTGGCAACGAGATGCCGGACCGACCGATCTCGACAACGGCGTCCTGCTCTGCGAGACCTGTCATCACCGCATCCACGACAACGGGTGGGACATCCGCATCGACGGTACCGGCGCATCGGCCGCAGTGTGGCTCATCCCACCGCCCAGCGTGGACCCGTCGCGAACACCCCGGCGGGGCGGTCTGGCGCGCTACAGCCTCGCGGCGTAG